The following nucleotide sequence is from Salvia splendens isolate huo1 chromosome 2, SspV2, whole genome shotgun sequence.
ATTGATCATATTCTTCAatcttttcatttgatttttttaacatTTAGGCCTCTTTTAATGTTGAATTTCACTTCTTGAGCTGTAGATTTTAGAGAACGTGTATATGGTAGCTCAAGAGAAGATCAAAGGtacttataaataaattttgcaTTAGAATGTTATTTCTGATATCAACAAAATATTCCAAAACTTGATCCCAACTTTTTCTTGCCTTTTTTTCAATCAATTAGCAGCAAGAGGGTTTAGTTTGATATGGATCCATCAATTCATCTAGTTCAGGTAAAAACTACTCAGCATTCTTGCAAAAGAATCCAACTCTCTATATTCTTCCCCACCCTCAATCGGTCAACTCACTAGGGAGAAAGAAAATTTGCCTTCTCTCTTTCTCCGTTCACACCCTACCTTCTCACCATCTTCCTCCTTATCTTAAATGGAAACAGCCTAAGGCGTAAGCTCCTTCCTCATATGAATTGCATGTTAGAATCCATCTCTTCAGATAAAGATAATGTGACGAGGAATTATGCTCATAGTAATACTAAACCTTTGTGTGACTTAAGAATTGGACTTTATTGGGGATTAATTGGTCGaggctttttttttaatttaacagGAGTTAGTTTAAGATGTTAGTTTAACAGGATTAATTGGTTGAgccttttaaaaaaataaaaattagtttGCCTTGAAATTTTAACAGGAGTTAGTTTAAGATGTTAGGTAACTTGTGTAAAAGTTTCAGATTTAACGAAGTATGTATGATTTATagtgatattttcaaaatgaCTTTTTTTTCTTATGCCTCTGTTCTGATTGTCTGTACTAAAGAGCATGTATCTCTTTAATGGCTGCGAATTAGACACTGAATTTTTAACCCTGTAGAATAGGCTTGTGTATCATTTAGTGTTCACTGGTTTCACTGAATTCTGACTCCGTAGGAGCTTGCAACAAGTTTTCAAAGTAGTACCAAAATTCTGAAAATCTTGACAAGTTTAAGCTGAGCACTTTAGTTTAACTACAATTATTTTCACTTTTGCTTGTAATACAATTAGTAACACATTTTTTGATGCAGATTTGGAATAAGATGAAGAAGGGTCTAAGATAGCATTTGTGGCATCTGCAACTGCCTTTGAGAAGTGGACCACACGATCTGGATACGCCGGACAACCCAAACGCCTTTGAACTTCAACACATTCCCATTCTTCAATGcttctaattttattattttaattgtatctcactcaatttattttttatgcaaCATAAATGTTGTGTTTAACTAATACTCCACTAATAGCCGAGATCTcttattttatgcatgtacAGTGATGAATCTATTGCTGCATATGAACCGAGCTCTCGAAGTGTTTGTCGCTTAGTAATATTATCCAGGTAAGGTTTGTTTAGTTAACTACACCCAAAACTCATACTGTTTATGAAATGTATAGAACAACTTTGGATATCAAAATTATCATGCTAAGAATATGATGTCAATGCATTGAAAAACTTTATATTGTCTTTATATTTGATTATTACAGGGGCTATATGTAATTTATATACCTGCGTACAGTTTGTTCCTTAGCTAGCAACCTAATATTTGCCAAAACTTCATCACTTTGGCCAAGAAGTATGCTAAAACATTTTTTCATTGAAAAACAAGTCTTATGGTCTCTGCATTTGCTTCTCTCTCACCATCTACCTGCTGCAATTTTATTCCTATTGTAACTTGTGAGCTACAAGTTAGATATTAGTAGAGTTTGATTACAGAATGATGCTACTAGCTAATTCAATTCATCTGCCAACTATGATTCTTTGTTAATGAAATCTAAATAAATTTATGTCGTCCAAGAACCTTTCGCAAAGTTGATGACAATTTCCATAGGCTTGTACCCTTATAAGATAAATGTTCTTGGTGAATTTCAATCGATATATTGTTGTTGTGAACTATATATGGTTTCAAACTAAGTATAAAAGGGCCATGCTTAATGATTAATCAccattagttttatttttattttttttccagatGTCTCTTATTCATGGAGCAAAGCTAAGCTACAAGGGTAAGCCGCTTtcgttttattttttctcttattcaTGGTCATGAGTACACTCATTTATTTAGGAGCATGCTTTGGGGTGTGTTAGAAATTGTTGTTGAGGACTGAGGCGAGCAGCGTTGTTAAAATCACGCTAGGGGCGTGCCTGTGGCCTTATATATAATTCCATTCGTATTTGATTATAGAACCAGGCAGGCAGAATGCCTTCCAAGACCAGTTCTGTGATGAGAGCGAGTCGTTCAGAGATGTTTTCGACGGGAGGAAACATTGAATTGGGCTTGAAATAGAAGAATAATAGcatttgattttgttttaaatGGGCAGATCACcttattttaaaattgttgTAAATTGTAGCTTTGTTTTCTGCGACTTGCAACCAAAACTTAAGATTCACTTTAAATAAATCGGTTACCTTTCATTTGCGTGATTTACTTGTATGGAAGAGTTGCATACATAAAAATATTGGCTATTGTTATGGATTTTATGGTATAATGGAAAATATGATATTGTGTTGTATGGCTGTAAAACCAGAAAATGAATCTACAAGAAATACATTAGAATTACCGACGGATTTCTTAATTAAAGATTTCCGTCGGTACAGATTTCCTCATTTATCTTACCGACGGCATATTCTGTCGGTGATGTCGTCGGAAATATTTACCGACGGAATGGAGTCTATCGATAAATATTACCGACAAGCATATTACAAACGGAAACGTTTCGTCGGTAATCCCGTCGGTTTCGTGTTTACCGACGGAAAAGTAGGAATTACCGACGGAATTGTCCGTCAGTAAAATAGTTATTTTTTGTAGTTCAATAATTCACGTGAACGAAGTGTGTCCAACTAAGATATTATTTGATATTCTACACATTAGAATTTAGAATTGTAGTACGTTCtaattttaaacaattaataatatctcttttaatttaggagtacattttaaaaaatgagaGCGAATGCCAATTGTAATTAATGACTTTAACTTCAAAAAAGGAGAGCTCATTAATTACACTCATTTGATATACTGGAGTGCCAATACCTACTGGGGTTTAGATCgatttcaaatttcatttttatatctatttcccttttctttctttttggtGCTTGTTGATGATATAGAGCCATCAACAAGCACCAAAAATATAACCCAAAGCATCATCACCTTTAATATcacaaaaatatactactactactacgtTATTGCAGATAAAATAAAGTCTAAATAAAGCATGAGGAAATGATATAAATGATGATGAACAAGTCCCACCATTCCACATAAACTTTACTTCTACTCAACAAAACAGTAGAATTTCTGTGTCTCAAAATTCTTGTCTTGTTCTAACACCATCAACCACCAACCCCATAATCATTAACCTGCAGTTTTTACACAAAAACAGGAGAATAATCCACCAAACAATTCCCCATTGAATATTTTTCCCTCCATCAAAACCCCACTCAAAATCTTGAAACACACACAAGCTTCTCAACTGTTTTAAAGGAGGAAATATGACAGAGATAGTACGTTCCCCATCTCAACAGCTGCCCTCCACCTCACAACAGAATGTTGTCGACGCTGATTTCTACAGCAGGGGTTGTGAAATAGGAGAAGAAGGGGATGATGAGCTGCCTGTTTTAGCTGTTTTCTTGAGTGTTTTTAGGAAATCATTGGCTGGTTGCAGAAGCAGGAGTGGAATTCAAGACCATGCCATAATGGAGATTGGTGGCCCTACCAATGTTAGACATGTTGCTCATGTCACCTTTGATAGGTTTAATGGCTTTCTTGGCCTCCCTGTTGAGTTTGAACCTCAGCTTCCTAGAAGGCCTCCTAGTGCCAGGTCAGCTCTCTGTGTTTCTTCAATTCTTTTTTTGCTTCTTGGAGGAATTCTTGTTTAAATTTTATCTCAATTTTGGGTGTAGGCATATTTAGTAGCATAACGGCTAAATTCTTTTGAATGTAAACTTATACTACCAAAAAGTCTTGAACTTTTGTGCAAAATGTTTTTGCATATCATTTCTTTTTCATGATATATTGCTTTCTTTGAAAAAGCTAGTCACATGGTCTTGATTGCATATGAAAGTTGATATCCAAAATAGATTAGTCAGTGAAGTTGTTCTTTATTCCTGACTATCATCTTAAACTTGCACAATCACCTCATGTCTTTATCCTGCACCTTGATGTTGAAAGTTTGATTGAGGATTTTCTGTAGTACTCGAGTGTTTGGAGTTTCAACAGAGTCGATGCAGCTATCTTTTGATGGAAAAGGCAACTGTGTGCCTACCATCCTGCTCATGATGCAACGACGCCTCTACTCGCAGAGAGGCCTAGAGTCTGAAGGAATCTTCCGAATCAATCCAGAAAATGGACAGGAAGAGTATGTGAGGGAACAGCTAAACAATGGATTGATCCCAGATGACATCGACGTTCACTGTTTAGCAGGTCTCATCAAGGTAGTTTTGTTTAGAATGGTAAAGAGTGAAGATAAGATGTGAAGTGATGAAAGTTGATTGATTGTatttgtattgtatgtatagGCTTGGTTCAGAGAGCTTCCAAAAGGGGTGCTGGATTGTGTGGAGGCGGAGCAGGTGATGCAGGCGCAGTCGGAAGAAGAGTGTGCTCACCTTGTGAGCCTCCTTCCGCCCACAGAAGCAGCGCTGCTGGATTGGGTGATCAATCTGATGAGCGATGTTGCTGAGTTAGAGCATCTCAACAAGATGAATGCACGAAACATCGCCATGGTTTTTGCTCCAAATATGACTCAGGTAACTTAATActgaaaaatcaaaacaaacaatAAGAATTACTCTCTACTAATGAGGCTGCTTTAACTGTTGCAGATGTCTGATCCTATGACAGCGTTGATGTTCGCTGTCCAAGTCATCAACTTCCTCAAGACTCTGATTGTCAAAACCCTGAGACAGAGGAGGGAGGACTCTGTGGTGGAATGTAGTTCAGTGATGCATCACAAGAACAAAGGCGAAAGCGAAATACAGGAAGAGGAAAATGAAAAGCCTCAAAATGAAGATGGAAAAGGAAAAGGCCATTGTGGTGATATGctaagcagcagcagcagcggcgttGAAGGTGAAGGCGGAAGAAATCAATCGAGGTTGCAGCCAAGAAGTTTGAAGAAAGGAGCAAAGAGAAACACTAGTCAATCAAAGATTTACCATGCTGCATGTGCAGGTGACAGAAACAAACAAGCGAACGTGATTAGGCGTGCAAATTCGTGCACAGGGCCGAGGGAAGCATGGCGATGAACCCTACTTCCATTCATCTTATTCTACTAATATCCTTCACTGCTTGCCTTTTTCACACTCTTCCTGATGGATTTCAAATTGTTgatgtaatttattttctcttcctCATTTGCATACCCTTTTCACATCACAGTTTCTTCTTTCTATCCATTGAATACTATTCAGTTAAATGACATTTTATAACCAAATCAAAGTGTATCCATGTTGTGAATAGCAGAACTTCACCAATAGTCTTTACAAGAGCAAGAGCCACCATGAAAATGGTGGAACCGCGTTGCATCTCTAATTATAAATCGGCAATCTACAAATTTGCTAACTGCTTTTACAAACCTGTGACAATCTCCACATATCCTCAAGTTCTTAATAACAAGAATTTCCTTTGTTGAACTCATGTTCAAAAGTGCAAACGCTATCGCTAGCCTCTCGCTATGCACACCCGAATTCTCCCCTTCATCGCCTTGCTTTGCTAGATTCTCCAACCTCTTCAACATATTGTAGATCTCTTTCGATTGTGGGTGACGTTTGTCACCCGCCACAAACAGATGATTCTCCCCTTTGTACTCAACATAGCTATAACCAGGATCCTTCTTCAGCCCTCTTTCTCTCATCATCACTCGAACCCTCGCCACGCCTTCCATGTCACCCGCTTCCGAGTAAATATTCGATTGCAAAACATAGTAACCGATATTCGTAGGCTCAAGCTCAACAACCTTGTTGAAGGCCAACTCCGCCAACTCAACATTCTTATGAATCTTGCAAGCACCAAGTAGGGCTCCCCATACCGGACCATCTGGCTGCAGTGGCATCGACTCAATGAGGTTTAGCGCTTCTCCCAACCGACCCGCTCGACCCAAAAGATCCACCACGCATGAGTAGTGCACTGAAAGAGGACTCAATCTGTAAACCTCCTGCATCGAGTAGAAATAACCCAACCCCTTCTCTGTCAGCCCAGCATGACTGCACGCGGTCAGAACGCAGACAAAGACGGTCTTATCTGGCCGATTGCCTTCCTTGATCATCTGATCAAAGAGCTCCACAGCAACCTCTCCTTGTCCATGCATTCCATACCCACCTATGATAGCCGTCCACGACACCAGAGTCTTATCAGCCATGGCGTCAAAATTCGTACGCGCCCTCACCAGATTACCGCACCTAGCATACATGCTGATCAACGAATTCCTCAGAAATGGATTAGATTCAAATCCACGAACTTTTATCATCTCTTCCACCTCAAGGCCAATTCTCTGCTCGCCAAGGTTGGCACAGGACGATAGTACGCCAACAAGAGTCACCTCATCGGGGGGGACCCCAGAGCACTGCATATCACGGAAAAGATCCAACACCTCGGCACAAAGTCCATTCTGCGAGTAACCGGATATCATGGCGTTCCAAGTGATCAAACTCCTCTCAGGAATTTCATCAAACAGCCTCCTTGAAGACTCGATCGACTCACAACGCGAGTACATAGACAAGAAGCAATTTGCAACATCGTGATGTGAGGTGAAACCTAATTTCATAACCAAGCAATGCAATGAGCTCCCGAGATTCAAGTGCGGAGGAATCGTGCAACCGGGGACAAGCCCCAAGATGGTGACAGTGTTCAACGGCACGCATTCAGCCCTCATCTCGAGGAGGAGAAGCAAAGCATGTGAGAGACTTTTCTGAATGAATCCAGACATTAAAGCATTGTAGCAAACAGTTAGTCTGGCTGAGTCAGGAATTTCGTCGAACACCTTGCGCGCATTATGAAGCAAGCGGAACTTACTGTACATGGAAATGAGAGCCGTTTGGACGAAGGGTTCAAGAAGGCAGCCGGATTTGACGACGTGGCAGTGGAGCTGTTTTCCGGTGAGATGGAAGGAGAGGGAAGCAGAGGACTTGAGGATGAAGGGGAAGGTGAAGGCGTTGGGGGTGGCACCGGAGCAGAGCATTTGGCGGTAGAGAAGCAGAGCATGTTTGTATTGCCCATTCTTAGAGAGTTGTCGCAGCTGCGTGTTCCATTTGGCCCCGctcgcggcggcggaggaggttTCAGTGGGTTGCGGAAGACGCGCTGTCCTAAAACATAGCTGCAAGCTCTGCCTACTCATTGAATGGGGGAGGCATCCTCTGcttttttgtttaaaataatttttttttctataacaTTTGTAATTTTGTATCTTTAAATACTCAAAAGCTAATTATTTAGTCTAAGAATAATCTCTAATATCATAATTAGAATCTATAAAGTGTTTTAGtttattgatttaattgaaaattataatattattgatTTAACTGAAAATTATAATGTATTTTTGAGTATtttctaataaaaataataatattgtaaaaaataagagaaagtgATATAGCAAATTTGTGTATTACTTCAGTTTTAAAATCCATCTCAAATTTCGGCAGAGTTCCAAAGAGTGGAAAACAAGTTCATGCGATCAAATTTTGAGTTAGTGAAAAATACCAAATTTGGTCTATATTTAGAACAATAAGCCAGTATAAAAATGGGGTACATTATTAGAGTAGAATGACATGATAGAAAGCTACACAGAAGCTATTTTGTAGGGAAGTTGAACGGCAAAAAAAGAATGGAAAACAGTGTGCGATCCACATTTGGTGGGGTGGATTTGGTTACATTTGTTAATTGAAAAGAAGCCATACATGATCTGTTTTGAACTGAAAGCAAGAAATTAATAAGAATGACAAATTCGAGCGAACCTTTTCCGGCGGCCGACTTAGAGAAAGAGTTGCATCCGGGCAGCAACAAGGAATTTGAGGTTTCCTCCGCCGTCCACAAAAACAAGGTAGGTCAccattattatatttattcgtatttttgttattaattaCTCAAAGTTATTGTAAGGTAAGAATATGAATGAATGATGTGCAGCAAGAGCAAGAGCAAAAACCATTGGCTGAAAGGAAAGAGCAGGAGACTGAGGATGCGCTGCACAACTTTAAGAAGACGATCACCATTTCTGTGATCGTCCTTGCCTTCGCCGGTGCAGTCTTTGCCGTAACCAAGAAAATCAGAGAGAAATAGTATATACTTTTAACACTTTTTTCATCGTCATAAGGATTTAATGTAGTTTTCCAATTTTGCTACAAAACCGCTGATAATCACAAGTTTTAGCATATTTGAGTCTCTTTTTCTGAGTTTTTCGATGCAGATTTAGTTCTACCATAGTCccatatactagtactatagaTTTATGAATGATTGCATCACAACTTCTATAGTAGTATTAGGTTTAATTTGTACCACAAAATTGAGAGTGTGGGATTGAATCCTTTAATTCTAAATTTAATGATAGGTATCATAGAAAGTCTTGAAATGTATTTAACTTTAAAATAACATTAAGATCCAAAATTTTCATTtctacaatttaaatttcatatgtGAAGTAAATATTTGAAATTCTAAATAGTTTTAAAATTAGATACTTTCACATATTGCATAACCACACATTTACACACATGGTGCCCTTACATTCAGACAACACATACATTTAAATGCACACATAACTCGGAGCGGATCTCCTACTTCACTCCTCCTACTCTACTCCTACTCCACactcacaataaaataaaataatccacCATCACTTATTAAAATTGACCatgattataatattattttattttgttgtgagtaGGTGGAGTAGAAGTGGAATAGAAGATCCTCTCCGCACATAACAGCACCCACTTCACAAACACATGacaacacactacacacacccGCTGACATGCacaaacactatacacacacaacacacgtGCTAAACACATGTACATTGCACTCAAGCATAACATGCAAATAGTAGACACACGCATAACCACACACACATGACAAAATCCAATACGCATTTAATACAGATACACATACAAACTACAATCTCCCACTTTGATACTCAAAAACTTTCTTTGGTATTATAAATTTTTGATACTGTATCGCTATTGCATACTTGCAGTATACCGTACCGTATTTCGTTTATTTCGATATAACGAAATACgttatacatatattataaaaaaacatgttttgtacccaaaatattttaaatagcaatttaactatttaaattgcgtccaaaacaataaaatttcaTCACAATCAAATCTTTT
It contains:
- the LOC121792164 gene encoding putative pentatricopeptide repeat-containing protein At3g11460, mitochondrial isoform X2, producing MGNTNMLCFSTAKCSAPVPPPTPSPSPSSSSPLLPSPSISPENSSTATSSNPAAFLNPSSKRLSFPCTKSLSHALLLLLEMRAECVPLNTVTILGLVPGCTIPPHLNLGSSLHCLVMKLGFTSHHDVANCFLSMYSRCESIESSRRLFDEIPERSLITWNAMISGYSQNGLCAEVLDLFRDMQCSGVPPDEVTLVGVLSSCANLGEQRIGLEVEEMIKVRGFESNPFLRNSLISMYARCGNLVRARTNFDAMADKTLVSWTAIIGGYGMHGQGEVAVELFDQMIKEGNRPDKTVFVCVLTACSHAGLTEKGLGYFYSMQEVYRLSPLSVHYSCVVDLLGRAGRLGEALNLIESMPLQPDGPVWGALLGACKIHKNVELAELAFNKVVELEPTNIGYYVLQSNIYSEAGDMEGVARVRVMMRERGLKKDPGYSYVEYKGENHLFVAGDKRHPQSKEIYNMLKRLENLAKQGDEGENSGVHSERLAIAFALLNMSSTKEILVIKNLRICGDCHRFVKAVSKFVDCRFIIRDATRFHHFHGGSCSCKDYW
- the LOC121792164 gene encoding putative pentatricopeptide repeat-containing protein At3g11460, mitochondrial isoform X1 — protein: MSRQSLQLCFRTARLPQPTETSSAAASGAKWNTQLRQLSKNGQYKHALLLYRQMLCSGATPNAFTFPFILKSSASLSFHLTGKQLHCHVVKSGCLLEPFVQTALISMYSKFRLLHNARKVFDEIPDSARLTVCYNALMSGFIQKSLSHALLLLLEMRAECVPLNTVTILGLVPGCTIPPHLNLGSSLHCLVMKLGFTSHHDVANCFLSMYSRCESIESSRRLFDEIPERSLITWNAMISGYSQNGLCAEVLDLFRDMQCSGVPPDEVTLVGVLSSCANLGEQRIGLEVEEMIKVRGFESNPFLRNSLISMYARCGNLVRARTNFDAMADKTLVSWTAIIGGYGMHGQGEVAVELFDQMIKEGNRPDKTVFVCVLTACSHAGLTEKGLGYFYSMQEVYRLSPLSVHYSCVVDLLGRAGRLGEALNLIESMPLQPDGPVWGALLGACKIHKNVELAELAFNKVVELEPTNIGYYVLQSNIYSEAGDMEGVARVRVMMRERGLKKDPGYSYVEYKGENHLFVAGDKRHPQSKEIYNMLKRLENLAKQGDEGENSGVHSERLAIAFALLNMSSTKEILVIKNLRICGDCHRFVKAVSKFVDCRFIIRDATRFHHFHGGSCSCKDYW
- the LOC121792165 gene encoding rho GTPase-activating protein 5-like — translated: MTEIVRSPSQQLPSTSQQNVVDADFYSRGCEIGEEGDDELPVLAVFLSVFRKSLAGCRSRSGIQDHAIMEIGGPTNVRHVAHVTFDRFNGFLGLPVEFEPQLPRRPPSASTRVFGVSTESMQLSFDGKGNCVPTILLMMQRRLYSQRGLESEGIFRINPENGQEEYVREQLNNGLIPDDIDVHCLAGLIKAWFRELPKGVLDCVEAEQVMQAQSEEECAHLVSLLPPTEAALLDWVINLMSDVAELEHLNKMNARNIAMVFAPNMTQMSDPMTALMFAVQVINFLKTLIVKTLRQRREDSVVECSSVMHHKNKGESEIQEEENEKPQNEDGKGKGHCGDMLSSSSSGVEGEGGRNQSRLQPRSLKKGAKRNTSQSKIYHAACAGDRNKQANVIRRANSCTGPREAWR